Within Kutzneria chonburiensis, the genomic segment CTGGCCCTTAGGCCGAACACCGCAGTGCCCGTCGGCCGCCTCACCGACTGGCTGTGGCGCGGCCGTCCGCCCGCCTCGGCGTCGTCCAATCTGCGCACGCACGTCGCCGAGCTGCGCGGCCTGATCCGCACGGCCGACGGCGAAGGCCCGAGCATCGAGGCCAGGCAAGGCCGCTATACCTTGCGGGTCACGCCTGATCAGCTCGACGCCCTGCGCTTCGACGTGCTGTTCGAGGAGGGTCGCCGCGAGCTCGCGGCGGGGCGGCCGGAGGTGGCCGCTGGGCGTCTGGAGCTGGCCGTCGGCCTCTGGCGCGGGCCGGTCCTGGACGGTCTGACCGTGCCGGACGACCTGCGGCACGACGTGGAACGCCTTGCCGCACATCGGATCGAGGCCATCGAGGACTGGATCGAGGCCCGGCTGGCCCTCGGCCGGCACGCCGGTCTCGCGGCCGAGCTCGACGGCCTGGTAACGCAGTACCCGTTACGTGAGCGGCTGTGGGGCCAGCTGATGACCAGCCTGTACGTCGGCGGCCGGCAGGCCGAGGCGCTCGGGGCCTACCGGCGGCTGCATGCGTTGCTGGACAAGGAACTCGGCGTCCAGCCGGGTCCGGCGATCCGCGACCTGCACCAGCGGATGCTGCGCGGCGACCCACTCAGCGGCCCGGCGGTCCGGCTCCGAACCCGACCCCAGCAGCTGCCCCGGGACCCCTTGATCTTCGTCGGCCGCGACGCGGAACTCCGAGCGCTGTCAACCGAACCGGTGTCGGCGATCAGCGGCACGGCCGGCGTCGGCAAGACCGCGCTGGCGTTGCGCTGGGCCCATCAGGCGGCATCGAGCTTCCCCGACGGCTGCCTGTACGCGGATCTGCGCGGCTTCGGGCCGCAGCCGGCGCAGGACCCGGTCGCCGTGCTGGACGGCTTCCTGCGCAGCCTCGGCGTCGAGGAGCGCCCGCGCGAGCTGGACGAACTGGCCGCCCGCTACCGCACCGAGTTGGCCGACCGACGGCTGCTTGTGTTGCTGGACAATGCCGAATCGGCCGAGCAGGTCCGTCCGCTGCTGCCGGGCGACTCCGCCAGCCGGGTGGTCGTGACGAGCCGCGACTCGTTGGCCGGCCTGGTGGCCCGGGAGGGCGCGCGCCGGCTGGACCTCGATCTGCTGCCGATGGACACCGCGATCGCCTTGCTACGCCGTCTGATCGGCGCGCGCGTCGATGCCGAGCCGACTGCTGCCCGTGAGCTGGCCGAGCAGTGCGCCCGCCTCCCGTTGGCCCTACGCGTCGCCGCCGAGCTGGCCGTGTCCCGTCGCGGTCCGCTGTCCGACCTCGTCGCCGAACTCGGTCTGGAGACCCGGAAACTCGACCTGTTGGCCGCCGGCGGCGATCCGATGACCGCGGTGCGGGCGGTGTTCTCCTGGTCGTACCGGCAGCTGCCCACGCCCGTCGCCGATGCGTTCCGGTTGCTGGGCCTGCATCCCGGTCGGGACTTCGACGCCTACGCCGCGGCCGCGCTGACCGGCGACGCCGACACGCTGGCCGCGTTGGTCGGCGGGCACCTGCTCGAGGAGCAGGACGGCCGCTACCGCATGCACGACCTGCTCCGCACCTACGCCCGCGAGCTGGTCACGCCGTCGGAGAGCGACGAGGCCACCACGCGGCTGATCGACCACTACGTCTACGCGGCCTCGCTGGCCATGGACGTCGCCGTCGAGTACGAGAAGGACCGCCGTCCCAAGGTCTCCCCGACCACGCACGCGCCAACTTTCGCCGACATCGACGAGGCCAACGCGTGGCTGGATGCCGAGCGGGCCAACCTGATCGCCGTCGCCCCGGTCGCCTCGGCCCGCCAGGTCGGGCAGCTTTCCGCCATCCTGCACCGCTATCTCGACAACGGCGCGTACTACCACGAGGCCCAGCTGCTGCACGCCTGCGCGGCCCGCAGCGCCGAACCCGAGGCCAGGGCCGCTATCCTGTGCAATCTCGGCGTGATCTTCTGGCGGCTCGACCGGCCGCGCGAGGCGCTCGACCGCTACCTCCAGGCCCTGGACACCGGTGATCGCAGCGTGGCCGTCCGGGCACTGAACAACATCGGGCTGGTCGACGAGCACCTCGGCAACTACGAGCAGGCGTTGGGCCGATTCGCCGAGGCCGCCCGCGTCGCCGACGAGGTCGGCGACCGCCCCGGCCGGGCGCGAGCCCTCGACAACCTCGGCAACGTCACCGAGTACCTGGGCCGCTACGAGGAAGCTTTGCGGCACAAGGAAGACGCCCTGGCCATCGCCCGCGAGATCGGCGATGTCGTCGGGGAGGCCAGTACCCTCAACAACATCGGCAACGTGCACGAACGGACCGCCGACCACCACGCCGCCCTGGCCCACTACCGGCAGGCCCTGGAGATCGGCCGCCGCATCGGGCATGCCGAGATCGAGGGGCACGCCCTCGACAACGTCGGCTCCGCGTACCGCAACATCGGCGACCACGCCAAGGCCGTCGACCACCACCGCCGCGCCATCGACCTGGCCCGCGAGACCGACAACAACTACCTGCTGGCCCGTGCCCTCAACAACTTCGGCGAAACCCTGCGCCAGCAGGGCTCTCCCGCCCAGGCGGCCGACGCCCACCGCGAGGCATTGGACATCGCCGTCACGTTGCGGGAACTCCTCGTGCAGGCCCG encodes:
- a CDS encoding AfsR/SARP family transcriptional regulator, which codes for MELGVLGPLRIHGTAAPSRRMTGLVLGVLALRPNTAVPVGRLTDWLWRGRPPASASSNLRTHVAELRGLIRTADGEGPSIEARQGRYTLRVTPDQLDALRFDVLFEEGRRELAAGRPEVAAGRLELAVGLWRGPVLDGLTVPDDLRHDVERLAAHRIEAIEDWIEARLALGRHAGLAAELDGLVTQYPLRERLWGQLMTSLYVGGRQAEALGAYRRLHALLDKELGVQPGPAIRDLHQRMLRGDPLSGPAVRLRTRPQQLPRDPLIFVGRDAELRALSTEPVSAISGTAGVGKTALALRWAHQAASSFPDGCLYADLRGFGPQPAQDPVAVLDGFLRSLGVEERPRELDELAARYRTELADRRLLVLLDNAESAEQVRPLLPGDSASRVVVTSRDSLAGLVAREGARRLDLDLLPMDTAIALLRRLIGARVDAEPTAARELAEQCARLPLALRVAAELAVSRRGPLSDLVAELGLETRKLDLLAAGGDPMTAVRAVFSWSYRQLPTPVADAFRLLGLHPGRDFDAYAAAALTGDADTLAALVGGHLLEEQDGRYRMHDLLRTYARELVTPSESDEATTRLIDHYVYAASLAMDVAVEYEKDRRPKVSPTTHAPTFADIDEANAWLDAERANLIAVAPVASARQVGQLSAILHRYLDNGAYYHEAQLLHACAARSAEPEARAAILCNLGVIFWRLDRPREALDRYLQALDTGDRSVAVRALNNIGLVDEHLGNYEQALGRFAEAARVADEVGDRPGRARALDNLGNVTEYLGRYEEALRHKEDALAIAREIGDVVGEASTLNNIGNVHERTADHHAALAHYRQALEIGRRIGHAEIEGHALDNVGSAYRNIGDHAKAVDHHRRAIDLARETDNNYLLARALNNFGETLRQQGSPAQAADAHREALDIAVTLRELLVQARAHDGIAHSARTSAEAREHWRQALAIYRQLNAPEATAVAACLADS